CGCAAGCACATCGACCGTTGCTATCGATAAAACGTGCCCAGCACCGGATGATCCGGCTTGCCAGGACGGGCTGTTCCCTATTCGAGCCGTCGCGAACATTACGGGTGTGAACCCTATTACCCTGCGCGCATGGGAGCGTCGTTACAATCTCATTCGCCCCACACGAACGGCAACAGGTCATCGCCTTTACAGCGCATCCGATATTCAGGAAATTCAGCGGATCATGGCATTGTCCGCACAGGGCATTGGCTTTACGCAGATCGCCCAGATTCTGGCACGCGAATCCCGCTTGGCCGAAAACTATCAGGCGCCAGCCGATCATTCATTATCGGCAGTACCGGAATCTCGTCCAGAAACCCCTACCGCATCGCCCGGACAGGGCGTAAGTCTGATCGAAAGCCTGAAGCAAGCCATCATTCATATGGATCCGCTGGCTCTGAGACGAGTCGAGCAACAGGCGATGATGTGGCTACCCCCTGAACAGGTCATGAACTCGATCCTTATTGAAGCGTACCGACAGCTCGAAGAACGCGACTCTTGGCCGGATCGCGATATGGGCCTGCACTGGTTCGGCCACCATGTCCGTCAACGTCTTGAGTGGTGGCTACTGCAACACGCAAGGAAACCGTCACCATCCCACCCATTGGTTCTAGTAGACACCACAACAGACCATCGACCACTTGATTCAAACGAATGCCAACTGATTATGTCCCTAGCGGGGAAATGCACCGTCCAGCTTATCACCGACACTTTATCGGAAACACAGCGCGTCCGACTGGTCAATCGATGGCAAGCGCAGCACTGGGTTCGACTACTCAAACCCTCCGAACCTCAGCAGGACTGCACAGGAGACCTACTCTCAGGCTCGACCCGGTTACACTGGTGTCAAATAATTTCAGATGAGCAGGCTTTCTCCATCGCACCCAATGGCGTATGCCAAGGCGGTATTATTCGTTGCAAGCGGTATCTTCTGGATCAGATCGCTTAGTGCCTGTTATGATCAGGTCCGATCGAATCAAATGTTCGCGCGCGAGGTCGCCTCAAGTCATGCTGGATTCAGAGTTACTGCGAAAAGCAGTGGATGCATCAAACGACGGAATTGTTATTGCGGAGCAGGAAGGCGACGACAATATTCTGATTTATGCCAACGCTGCCTTCGAACACCTCACCGGCTATTGTCTGGACGAAATCCTGTATCAAGATTGTCGATTTCTCCAGAGTGATGATCGGGATCAATCAGCACTCTCAGAAATAAAAAAAGCCATCAAGGAAGGTCGATCAGCCCGCGTCG
This region of Halothiobacillus neapolitanus c2 genomic DNA includes:
- a CDS encoding MerR family transcriptional regulator, producing MSNPDQQQPAEALPTASTSTVAIDKTCPAPDDPACQDGLFPIRAVANITGVNPITLRAWERRYNLIRPTRTATGHRLYSASDIQEIQRIMALSAQGIGFTQIAQILARESRLAENYQAPADHSLSAVPESRPETPTASPGQGVSLIESLKQAIIHMDPLALRRVEQQAMMWLPPEQVMNSILIEAYRQLEERDSWPDRDMGLHWFGHHVRQRLEWWLLQHARKPSPSHPLVLVDTTTDHRPLDSNECQLIMSLAGKCTVQLITDTLSETQRVRLVNRWQAQHWVRLLKPSEPQQDCTGDLLSGSTRLHWCQIISDEQAFSIAPNGVCQGGIIRCKRYLLDQIA
- a CDS encoding PAS domain-containing protein gives rise to the protein MLDSELLRKAVDASNDGIVIAEQEGDDNILIYANAAFEHLTGYCLDEILYQDCRFLQSDDRDQSALSEIKKAIKEGRSARVVVRNYRKDGVLFWNELSITPVFNDKDQLTYFIGVQRDVSELVRLKEENIALKRELAKIGAKLSQNSVPTV